The following are from one region of the Spirochaetales bacterium genome:
- a CDS encoding zinc ribbon domain-containing protein: MPTYEYKCDNCGHIFERTQGMNDMPVENCPRCRGPVKRLVTGGAGVIFKGSGFHSTDYKSRNTENSKTRCGHDRPCCGRETPCEKPPCE; this comes from the coding sequence ATGCCGACATATGAATACAAATGCGACAATTGCGGCCATATCTTCGAACGAACGCAGGGAATGAACGACATGCCGGTAGAAAATTGTCCCCGCTGCCGGGGACCGGTCAAACGGCTCGTCACGGGCGGCGCGGGGGTCATCTTCAAGGGAAGCGGGTTCCATTCCACCGACTATAAAAGCCGGAATACCGAAAATTCAAAAACACGATGCGGTCATGACCGGCCGTGCTGCGGCAGGGAAACACCCTGCGAGAAGCCGCCGTGTGAATGA
- a CDS encoding J domain-containing protein: MGKYECITEARKLFGIKESQTIREIKRLIKNKIKAYHPDTNRENGEACTEKAASLIKAKEIIMDYLDTYRISFKKEEVEKYIGPDELWKRRFGSDPLWGD; encoded by the coding sequence ATGGGAAAATATGAATGTATTACGGAAGCCAGGAAGCTGTTCGGAATAAAGGAATCCCAAACGATACGCGAAATCAAACGCCTCATCAAAAACAAAATCAAAGCGTATCATCCGGACACGAACCGGGAAAACGGCGAGGCCTGCACGGAAAAAGCCGCCTCCCTGATAAAGGCAAAGGAAATCATTATGGACTATCTCGATACTTACAGGATCTCGTTCAAAAAGGAAGAGGTCGAAAAATATATCGGTCCCGACGAATTGTGGAAACGCCGGTTCGGAAGCGATCCGCTATGGGGTGATTGA